The genome window ttaataaaacatattgcaCCCCTTTTCTGATGATATGACGCATATGCTAGTCATTGGTTGTTAAACagcagggtagggttgcaccagctgtgcataagttCTCACGTAATTGGGACATAAAGCTCACACTAAggacttagtaactactagtgacttgtaactaagtcagtgcttaattcggTTGCACCAAATGTTCTTAAGCAGAACtgaactagtaggtcgtaagctctctgtaaagtgatgcgtagtcgcatagAATGACGTATTTTTTGTAATCCAATCAGCAGCCTTCCAATTTGTAAACAGGAACCGCGCGCATCAATACAAGCTGCTGCCTTGCGTGAACTGTCAAAACAAAGACGTACAATCTAAAAAGTTATATTAACacattacacatttaatttaaaatatctttCATAGCCTACACATGGCGGACAAAAGGAAAGGAACATTTCCAGTCACAAAGAATTTCTCATTTTAATTGAGGGATAtaaagtgaacaaaacagtcCTTGAAAGCAAACAAATCCACTGTCACAAACTGAAAAAAGGCAAAATATCCAAAGGATGATGTCTGTCTCGTAAAACTCGTCGACGAATTTGCGGTTCATTATCTTCATTATCAATGATAATCTCGTCGATGTACTCTAATCTGGCTGCCATCCCATTCCATCCATTTGTTTTCAAGGACTGAAACGGgttttttagcttgtttgctgtacaccttgtcacacagcagctttaaggcatttttctgtcttttgtcaTATGCCacaaatgacaaggaggcagcgtctcgcaatgcaaagtcaatggagaggGTTGGATTGTTTCCCCcccggtgggcgtggtcttcagattatgacgcgttgcgcctgtaaaaatagacataggtcttaaaaataatggaGGAAGGTTTCACCttcaaattacaaaatataatgtatGGATTAACAAATGATTGCTGTAggttatttgatttgattaataacATTATATTATTGGCAAAATACTTTATACATAAATGTAGATTTCTTAAATCtcctttgtttattattttcaaaaacgaATTAAAATACTTCTCAGATGCCCTCTCTAAAATGGAAAATCGATGTGcattaaaattgtataatttgttaatattGTATAACCTGTTTTAAAtggttttcttttaatttttttttattgtttttgtttttttttctccttgtgtTGAGACTTCCACACCTGTATTTTCTTGAAAATAACTGTTTTGTGCCATTTTGTTGTATTTagattttgcatttatataataataaaaaaaaaaaaaaaaacgtggagCGAAGAAGTGCGTCATGCCTTCCAATCACAAGAAACACTTGCGCCCAACTGCAGTTGGTTTTGCATTCATCCGGTTATTCTGTGTGTAGTAAATGGGATGCTATAGTCAAGGTTGTCCAGTAGAGGGCGGCATGGGTTTGCATATGGGTGACCTCTGGATGCACGGGCGTAGAGAGCAGTGGGTGTGGTAGTCTGTTATCTGCTGAGCTGATGTCAAGAGGCACGTTGTCCGCTCTGCATCTGTTAATAAAGATTCCCATTAATTTATCTACCTGTCTCCTCATGTATGATCACCAAAGGAGATTACATAATTGGCGACGAGGATAAAAAGGCACTAAAGAACCAGGCTGAAAAGTTTACACGGAGTGCTGACCGCGTGCAGAGAAAAGCAGATTGTGGATAAACACGATGGCAGCGCTGTTAGGAACGGTGAGTCCTTTTGACGGTGAAACACAATTATGGGAGGAATACAGTGAAATGTTGGACTTTTTCTTTCAAGCAAATGAGATTACCGACGCTGACAAAAAGAAAGCTGTGCTATTAAGTGGGGTAGGTGCAGCCACTTATAGTTTGTTGAGAAGTTTACTGTGTCCCATGTCTCCAGGGGAAAACATATGAGGAGTTGCTAAACGTGCTCAAAGCCCATTATAATCCAAAGCCGAGTGAAATTGTGCAAAGATATAAGTTTAATTCATGCACACGGAAGAATGGAGAGACTGTTGCTGACTTTGTGGCTGAGTTGAAAAAGTTAGCACAACATTGTGAGTACGGGGCAACACTTTCGCAAATGCTGCGAGACAGACTCGTGTGtggagtgaatgatgacaggatGCAGCGACGGCTATTGTCAGAAGTGGACTTAAACTTTGAGAAAGCATTTAATATCTGTCAAGCAATGGAAtcggcaaacaaaaatgtaaaagatttacAAGGAATGTTAACAGATGAGACAGCGCAAGCAACGAGGATGCTGAAAGGACAAACACCGGTGCATAAAGTGTACTCGGCGGAAAGGAAAGGCCCGGAAAGAGACTTTGTGTGTTATAGATGCAAAGGAAATCATGCGCCCGAGGAATGCAGGTTTGTGAATGAACTCTGTCATAAATGTGGGAAGCGTGGACACATAAAACGAGCATGCAAGTCGAAGCAAGCTGGGGCTAGTTTTCAGAAAGCACCGTTCAAAGGCCAAAGAGTGGAGAGAAAGGAAAAAGAGAAAGGTAGGAGGTCACATTTAGTCAAAGAGGAGGAAGTGAGTGAGGAAGAGGATGCAAGTGATATCAATACAATTTACAGTGTATCACAAAACCTACCTAAAGTGGCCCCtatcacacaaaagttaaaggtGAATGGCATGGAAGTGGAGTTTGAAGTGGACACAGGATGTGGTGTCACAATCATCAGTAAGGAGCAATATTCTAAACTATGGAAAAGAACAGACATGCCCGAGTGGAGATCATGCAAATTGAACTTGAAGACATATACAGGTGAGAAGATGGGGGTGCTGGGACAAGTCACTGGAAGAGTGACATGCCAGGAAGTAGGAAAAAAACTGGCAATGGTCGTAGTAGAAGGGGCAGGGCCAAATTTGTTGGGCCGTGGCTGGCTAAAAGACTTAGGGCTGCTGCCACAGCTGGTAAATAAAGTAACAACGACTCCAGCGCTAAAATTGTCAGAAGTTTTAGACCGGCACACTGAAGTGTTCAAAGAAGAGCTAGGACAGCTTAAAGGCACCACAGCGAACATTCAAGTTAACCCCGAAGCACAGCCACGATTCTATAAGCCTCGACGTTTACCCTTTGCAGTAAAACCCCTGGTGGAGGCAGAGCTTCAAAGACTGGTGGAAGAGAAAATTATAGAACCAGTACAGTTTTCAGAATGGGCAGCACCCATTGTACCTGTGAAGAAGCCAGATGGCTCAATTCGAATTTGTGGGGATTATAAACTCACAGTAAACAGAGCATCCAGTGTGGAACAATATCCTATTCCTAAAGTGGACGATTTGTTTGCACAGTTAGCTGGAGGGCAGAAATTCTCAAAGCTGGACATGAGCCACGCGTATCAGCAGATCATGCTTGACAAAAGTGCCAAGAAATATGTCACTATCAATACACACAAAGGACTGTACACTTACTGTAGGCTACCATTCGAGATAGCGTCGAGCCCAGCCATCTTCCAACGCACTATGGAAGGAATCTTGCAAAACATGCCACACGTCACAGTTTATTTGGATGACATTTTAGTCACAGGGACTAGTGAGGAAGAACATCTGAGAACCCTGGAAGAGGTATTGTCTCGGCTAGAAAGAAGTGGGCTGAGATTGAAACGCAGCAAGTGTGAGTTCCTGGGAGAGGAGGTGGTATTTCTTGGCCACAAAATCAGTGCCGCAGGTGTGCATCCAGTCGCAGAAAAAGTCAAAGCGATCCAGGAAGCCCCCACACCGCAGTCTGTGAGTGAACTGAAGGCTTATTTAGGCCTGTTGAACTATTATCATAAGTTCCTGCCTAGTCTATCCACTTTGTTAGCACCATTACATGCACTGTTGAGGAAGGAGACAAAATGGGCATGGGGCTCTGAACAAAAAGAAGCCTTCGCAAGTCAAAAAATCTTCTGCAGTCCTCAGCCATTCTAGTGCATTATGACATAAAGAAACCGATCATTCTGGCTTGTGACGCTTCTCCATACGGGGTTGGAGCCGTGTTGTCGCACAGGATGGAGGACGGCACAGAGCGACCGATCGGATTTGTGTCAAGAACACTGAATGCAGCTGAGAAGAATTACTCTCAATTAGAGAAGGAAGGTCTAGCTGTCATTTTTGGAGTAAAGAAATTCCACACATATTTGTATGGGAGGCAGTTCACTATTGTAACGGATCACAAACCATtgatttcattatttaatgaactgCGAGAAGTGCCACAAATGGCATCGCCACGTATACAGAGATGGGCTGTGACACTGTGTGGATATGAATTCACCATTGTATACAAAGCTGGCAAGGAACATCAAAATGCTGATGGACTAAGCAGACTGCCTTTAACGGAGAAAGGTATAGAGACTCAAGCGGAGGAAGAAAGAGTACTTCTGCTTGAAGAAAATGATGTGCCCCTTGTCAAAGCAGAACAAGTGAGAAAATGGACAGACAAAGATGCAGTTTTAACTCGAGTGAGAGAGTATGTGCTCAGAGGATGGCCAAAGAGAATGGACGAGTCCGTTTTTTGGAGCATATACTAAAAAACGAGATGAACTTAGTGTACAGGGAGGCTGTGTTCTGTGGGGAGCGCGCGTGGTGGTTACCCCGCCGGGCCGCGCAGCTTTATTGAAACAATTACACATCAATCACCCTGGAATAACCAGAATGAAAGGTTTGGCACGAAGTTACATGTGGTGGCCACAGATGGACGCAGAAATAGAAGGCATGGTAAAAACTTGTGCCACATGTCAAGAGAATAGAAATTCTCCCCCCTGTGCACCTTTACATCCATGGGAGATGCCAAACCTGCCATGGAGAAGAATCCACATTGATTATGCTGGTCCGTGGTTAGGGAGAATGTTCTTAATCTTAGTGGATGCCTACTCTAAATGGCTAGATGTGTACCCGTTACATAAGTCTACCTCTACTGTAACCATTCAATGCCTGAGACAAAGTTTTAGCCAACATGGGATACCTGAAATGGTGGTGTCGGATAATGGCAGCAGTTTCACAAGTGCAGAGTTCCAAGAGTTTATGACCCAAAATGGCATCAAACACATCACCACAGCACCGTATCACGCAGCTTCTAATGGATTGGCTGAACGGGTGGTGCAAACGTTCAAAAGTCTGATGAAGAAGAGCACAGGAGATTCCATTGAGACAAAGCTTGCTAGAGCATTGTTCAGTTACAGGATCACACCACAGTCGACTACTGGAAAATCTCCTGCAGAACTGTTGTGTGGAAGAAAGCTAAGGTCTACCTTGGATCTCATCCATCCTGATTTTAAAAGTCAAGTGCAGGAAAAACAGATGAAGCAAAAATTGTACCATGATCGGCATGCTAGGAAGAGACAGGTGACTGAAGGTGACCAAGTGTACACTAAGAACTTTGGATCAGGGCCTATCTGGGTTCCTGGGACAGTTCAGAAACAGACGGGACCGGTGTCTTGTACGGTTGCACTTGGAAATGGCCAGATAGTGCGCAGGcaccattgttgccaacttagcgactttgtcgctatttttagcgacttttcagacccctttagtgaCATTTTTGCAAGAAAGCATCTAGCGACAAGATCTGGCGAAGTTTTAGACAtcaaccttagcaactttccacaATCTCCAAATATCACCAGTACTGCAAGCAGATAGAGGTCTTACGTCCCAGCGAGGCTGCTCTGTTCAGTGAATCGCTGAGAGTGAGCAGCACATTCTGTTGAGCTACAGGCCAGGtcgacatagacatgaatgagctgcgcatgtgcacgctgtgttagcaggaaccaatcagtgatcacatagcagctgccttctcctttgctTTAATGCAAGACATTTGATCTTGACCGTCTTTCTGGGCATGCgatatattcactactaatcagagttttagttcattcggttaggtttctgaactctccaacttcagatcgtatatttacagactctatacattttacttatccaaacacaacaataaaccttcttcaaactcataaacatgtaacgttagctaagttcgtccgttgtctaacagaaaatatgtaattgagaaccgctTTACTGGACATTCGCTATATACTTCTataaaacagtatgagcacggtttagggagacaaccgttattataaactgaagtaggctacagtaccgacaaattaggcagaatgcaaatgcgacgcgatgacgtcattaatatgctaatgacgcatgacgtcatctggcgacatttagctactttttgaGCAGGcattagctactttccattgaaaatagttggcaacactggcagTGGGTGTGTTAGTCTGTTATCTGCTGAGCTGATGTCAAGAGGCACGTTGTCCGCTCTGCATCTGTTAATAAAGATTCCCATTAATTTATCTACCTGTCTCCTCATGTATGATCACCAAAGGATATTACACTGTGGcgtaatgtaaatacatttattaatgggaaaaaaaaaaggtcttaaaaataatctatccTATAGAATATGTTtatttgctgtcggtagcctatggctactccgtttcttcctctctgttgaatatgcagcaggtaggggaggagcttgcacagtcgttgacatcaactaacgttacttagtggtgaGTTAGCAGGAAAGACTAACTTCAAAAAAATGAAGCAAATTAGGTTTTGGGGATtttggtccttaaagtctgaagatcagtGGACACAAGTGGACTAGCTTGCTTACTTGTTAGCGCACTCGTCTTCCACGGCGGagttgttgttttctctaaggataaccaatgagcattaacataaaatgtatgtgtgacttgttttgtgatattagtttgtagtaaatatacacttttatttgattaaatggttttgtagagggtaggaAAGATGAGCTACTGAatgaggagccagcagcagcagcagcggtgccagaatcaggcatggaaactggtaacaattaatcagtcactttactttagagaaagttaaaagtgaaacattgtttatcccattGCTCCTAatgctcctaatgaaaggattttgacagatgaacattgagaattatatacagttcgatgccatggtgtgtcaatgcacttagactaaagtcattcatgtattgctttaacttaggatcttatacaacattttgactatttatgtcaaaaaaatataaattatttatattaaatatttttttttacctcactttactcactataatataactcttttgtgatgactttatgttaatgtacatgaaaattcaagaatcatgatagatcttagggcaatcccactgatctgctcttcccaatacatttactttaatggtatttacatttatgcatttggcagatgcttgaCTTACAGAgccttacagggacaatccccccggagcaacctggagttaaatgccttgctcaaggacaaaatgctggtggccgtggggcttgaaccaacaaccttctgcttaacagttatgtgctttagcccactacgccacgatGAGTTAGTCAatgatagtactagagtggaagatttaggaactgtagaaacaggcccagccagagcaaaactcaaagaataccctctcaccagctttggactacagagaagtggttgctagtgtgaaaataaaattgtctgggctaagccccggatgtccttcaatgttGGAAATGCCTCTGGTTTCATAATATAAAATGGTTAAatagtttaattgatttatagagctaatacatttatataaaatacaattcagcattgtgctaggcaaagaaaaccCATTCATGCATGTTtaagttggtttggcttgaaaatgtgatttgcaaGGAGAGTTTAATGAGTATTGTcgcgaatgtcaaatataaaactaactcaACCGCAGTGCGGTATCTGTGGGGTGTCCGGGACTGTTCAACTGGTCAATGATGAATCATATTTCCAATGGCAAAGCCCATTAAACTTAAGAATGCGCTTCAGGTGTCTTTCACTTATAACGTACACATGTCTTAATGCCAGAGACCACACTATATCTTTATGCCGACTGCTGTAGCATATGGTTAGTGACGGATGTCGTTCCCTCAACATAAGATCTCGAGGCCACGACATAAGGATGTCGTTTCCTTGACAAAATGATATCGTGGCCACAAATTATTATCACGTTCCCACAAGTTAATAGGACATTTACAATAATTAATATGTCGCGGCCACAACAAAACCAAGTGAACTGATCATGTCCCCTCCCGGTCACCGTACAAGTGAATTTACCATTGAGAAATAACAAGGACAGATACAATAAAAGTATATACGGGAAAAAGGGCAAGGGAAACGTTTAGCTcttttacagtatatgtaaatgatctgtggtgtgacaaatacatttaaagtttggATATTCCTTGCTGTTTTTGTAAAGCAATAATAAAAGTGTCCTGTTGCTTTAGTTCATCACTGTTTACATCTGTTTGATAACTGTTTCTCTAGCTATTGACTTGACATCCTGAAAGCATCGAAATGAAGCCTGTGACTGTAAAAGGAGGTGCCAGATTGTGAACATTCACATATTGTGGGTGATCAGGGGTCAGAGTCCACCACAAATGACAAAGGTCCCACAAAGGAGGATGTAGAGATTCTGGTGCTGAGCCAAGTGGGGGAATCAGTTGAGTATTTTTGCCATAGACTGAATTATACAAAGAAACATATTCAGATGACTCATGAAAGTCCTTTAAATACTGATTCAAACATGAAACCATCTGTTTCTGCCCCCTCGAAAAGATGTAATACACCTGATAAAACGTTAATCTGTAAACTCTGTGGCAAGGAGTT of Xyrauchen texanus isolate HMW12.3.18 chromosome 20, RBS_HiC_50CHRs, whole genome shotgun sequence contains these proteins:
- the LOC127660304 gene encoding LOW QUALITY PROTEIN: uncharacterized protein K02A2.6-like (The sequence of the model RefSeq protein was modified relative to this genomic sequence to represent the inferred CDS: inserted 3 bases in 2 codons), encoding MAALLGTGKTYEELLNVLKAHYNPKPSEIVQRYKFNSCTRKNGETVADFVAELKKLAQHCEYGATLSQMLRDRLVCGVNDDRMQRRLLSEVDLNFEKAFNICQAMESANKNVKDLQGMLTDETAQATRMLKGQTPVHKVYSAERKGPERDFVCYRCKGNHAPEECRFVNELCHKCGKRGHIKRACKSKQAGASFQKAPFKGQRVERKEKEKGRRSHLVKEEEVSEEEDASDINTIYSVSQNLPKVAPITQKLKVNGMEVEFEVDTGCGVTIISKEQYSKLWKRTDMPEWRSCKLNLKTYTGEKMGVLGQVTGRVTCQEVGKKLAMVVVEGAGPNLLGRGWLKDLGLLPQLVNKVTTTPALKLSEVLDRHTEVFKEELGQLKGTTANIQVNPEAQPRFYKPRRLPFAVKPLVEAELQRLVEEKIIEPVQFSEWAAPIVPVKKPDGSIRICGDYKLTVNRASSVEQYPIPKVDDLFAQLAGGQKFSKLDMSHAYQQIMLDKSAKKYVTINTHKGLYTYCRLPFEIASSPAIFQRTMEGILQNMPHVTVYLDDILVTGTSEEEHLRTLEEVLSRLERSGLRLKRSKCEFLGEEVVFLGHKISAAGVHPVAEKVKAIQEAPTPQSVSELKAYLGLLNYYHKFLPSLSTLLAPLHALLRKETKWAWGSEQKEAFXKSKNLLQSSAILVHYDIKKPIILACDASPYGVGAVLSHRMEDGTERPIGFVSRTLNAAEKNYSQLEKEGLAVIFGVKKFHTYLYGRQFTIVTDHKPLISLFNELREVPQMASPRIQRWAVTLCGYEFTIVYKAGKEHQNADGLSRLPLTEKGIETQAEEERVLLLEENDVPLVKAEQVRKWTDKDAVLTRVREYVLRGWPKXEWTSPFFGAYTKKRDELSVQGGCVLWGARVVVTPPGRAALLKQLHINHPGITRMKGLARSYMWWPQMDAEIEGMVKTCATCQENRNSPPCAPLHPWEMPNLPWRRIHIDYAGPWLGRMFLILVDAYSKWLDVYPLHKSTSTVTIQCLRQSFSQHGIPEMVVSDNGSSFTSAEFQEFMTQNGIKHITTAPYHAASNGLAERVVQTFKSLMKKSTGDSIETKLARALFSYRITPQSTTGKSPAELLCGRKLRSTLDLIHPDFKSQVQEKQMKQKLYHDRHARKRQVTEGDQVYTKNFGSGPIWVPGTVQKQTGPVSCTVALGNGQIGSESTTNDKGPTKEDVEILVLSQVPDCEQEPSSDQRLEETFVGDQGSESTTNDKGPTKEDVEILVLSQVEG